Proteins from a genomic interval of Leifsonia shinshuensis:
- a CDS encoding phage holin family protein — MTDRESARSQSLGELIASLPRLLIQLVKAELANLRAEYAEKAKYAGIGIGLFVVAAAFLFFALGVLVAAAILGLAVVLPGWAAALIVFGALLIIAAILALIGVGSLKRVDGAAPKETIASVRSDIDAVKGLGRYDN, encoded by the coding sequence ATGACCGATCGGGAGAGCGCCAGGTCGCAGTCGCTGGGTGAGCTGATCGCGTCGCTGCCGCGGCTGCTGATCCAGCTGGTCAAGGCCGAGCTGGCGAACCTCAGGGCCGAGTACGCCGAGAAGGCGAAGTATGCCGGAATCGGCATAGGGCTCTTCGTGGTCGCCGCCGCCTTCCTCTTCTTCGCGCTGGGCGTGCTCGTCGCGGCGGCGATCCTGGGACTCGCGGTCGTGCTGCCGGGCTGGGCGGCGGCGCTCATCGTCTTCGGCGCCCTCCTGATCATCGCGGCGATCCTGGCGCTGATCGGCGTCGGCTCGCTCAAGCGCGTGGACGGCGCAGCGCCCAAGGAGACCATCGCGAGCGTCCGGTCGGACATCGACGCAGTGAAGGGGTTGGGCCGATATGACAACTGA
- the hemE gene encoding uroporphyrinogen decarboxylase yields MTSLDPSHPLSAGRTADSRLVRSYQGERQETVPVWFMRQAGRSLPEYRELRVGTRMLDACLDPAMASEMTLQPVRRHGVDAGIFFSDIVVPLKLAGVAVEIQPGKGPVFEQPVRTAADVARLEEVDPASLGAETFAPIAEAVRLTTAELGDTPLIGFAGAPFTLAAYLVEGGPSKDHIRARTLMHADPETWARLMAWSADVTGAFLRAQLLAGASAAQLFDSWAGSLSLHDYVEHVAPASARALSHVRDLTYEVPRPPAADADAIGDLEPLVRNVPIVHFGVGTGELLKAMHEVGADTVGVDYRTPLDEAARRLGHVVPVQGNVDPAMLDAPWEVLSAHVVDVLERGREAPAHVLNLGHGVPPETDPTVLTRVVELVHGWRA; encoded by the coding sequence GTGACCTCCCTCGACCCGTCCCACCCGCTCTCCGCCGGCCGCACCGCGGACAGCCGCCTGGTCCGCTCCTACCAGGGCGAACGCCAGGAGACCGTCCCCGTCTGGTTCATGCGCCAGGCCGGGCGCTCGCTCCCCGAGTACCGCGAGCTGCGGGTCGGGACGCGCATGCTCGACGCCTGCCTCGACCCCGCGATGGCGAGCGAGATGACCCTGCAGCCGGTGCGCAGGCACGGTGTGGACGCGGGCATCTTCTTCAGCGACATCGTCGTGCCGCTCAAGCTCGCGGGCGTCGCGGTCGAGATCCAGCCCGGCAAGGGCCCGGTCTTCGAGCAGCCCGTGCGCACCGCCGCCGACGTGGCGCGCCTCGAGGAGGTCGACCCGGCCTCCCTCGGCGCCGAGACCTTCGCCCCGATCGCCGAGGCGGTCCGGCTGACGACGGCGGAGCTCGGCGACACCCCGCTGATCGGTTTCGCCGGCGCGCCCTTCACGCTCGCGGCGTACCTCGTGGAGGGCGGCCCCTCGAAGGACCACATCCGCGCCCGCACGCTCATGCACGCCGACCCGGAGACCTGGGCGCGACTGATGGCGTGGAGCGCCGACGTCACCGGCGCCTTCCTGCGGGCGCAGCTGCTGGCCGGCGCGAGCGCCGCGCAGCTGTTCGACTCCTGGGCGGGCTCGCTGTCGCTGCACGACTATGTCGAGCACGTCGCGCCCGCGTCCGCCCGGGCGCTCTCGCACGTGCGCGACCTCACCTACGAGGTGCCACGGCCCCCGGCGGCCGACGCCGACGCGATCGGCGACCTCGAGCCGCTGGTGCGCAACGTCCCGATCGTGCACTTCGGCGTCGGAACCGGCGAGTTGCTCAAGGCGATGCACGAGGTGGGAGCCGACACCGTCGGCGTGGACTACCGCACGCCCCTGGACGAGGCCGCGCGCCGGCTCGGCCACGTCGTGCCGGTGCAGGGCAACGTCGACCCGGCGATGCTCGACGCGCCCTGGGAGGTGCTCTCGGCGCACGTCGTCGACGTCCTGGAGCGCGGCCGGGAGGCGCCGGCCCACGTCCTCAACCTCGGTCACGGCGTCCCGCCCGAGACCGATCCGACGGTGCTGACGCGCGTGGTGGAGCTCGTCCACGGATGGCGGGCATGA
- the hemQ gene encoding hydrogen peroxide-dependent heme synthase produces MSTPAAVPAESTAPEDTTPEGPSGFTLWAVLRRDPARPDDLDGTDVPKAVQELEGVIADIELQGVVTRGLYDVSGLKADADVMIWLHGPEAEALQWGLRQLRRTRLFKSLLPTWNAMGVHRDAEFNRQHVPGFLRGKEPRGWLCVYPFVRSYDWYLLPEDERSQMLAEHGRMGAAFRGVLANTVASFALGDYEWILPLEADELTDLVDMMRDLRYTEARRHVREEVPFFTGRRIQPAEVVEVLQ; encoded by the coding sequence ATGAGTACCCCGGCTGCCGTTCCGGCAGAGTCGACCGCCCCCGAAGACACCACCCCCGAAGGCCCCAGCGGTTTCACCCTCTGGGCCGTCCTGCGCCGGGACCCCGCCCGTCCCGACGACCTCGACGGCACCGACGTGCCGAAGGCCGTCCAAGAGCTCGAAGGCGTGATCGCCGACATCGAGCTGCAGGGCGTCGTCACCCGCGGACTCTACGACGTGAGCGGCCTCAAGGCCGACGCCGACGTCATGATCTGGCTGCACGGCCCGGAGGCCGAGGCGCTGCAGTGGGGGCTCCGCCAGCTCCGCCGCACCCGGCTCTTCAAGTCGCTGCTCCCCACCTGGAACGCGATGGGAGTGCACCGCGACGCCGAGTTCAACCGCCAGCACGTGCCCGGGTTCCTCCGCGGCAAGGAGCCGCGTGGCTGGCTCTGCGTCTACCCCTTCGTGCGCAGCTACGACTGGTACCTGCTGCCCGAGGACGAGCGTTCTCAGATGCTCGCCGAGCACGGTCGCATGGGCGCCGCGTTCCGGGGTGTCCTGGCCAACACGGTCGCCTCGTTCGCGCTCGGCGACTACGAGTGGATCCTGCCGCTGGAGGCCGACGAGCTCACCGACCTGGTGGACATGATGCGCGACCTCCGCTACACCGAGGCGCGCCGCCACGTGCGCGAAGAGGTGCCGTTCTTCACCGGCCGCCGCATCCAGCCGGCCGAGGTCGTGGAGGTGCTCCAGTGA
- a CDS encoding glutamyl-tRNA reductase: protein MLLCFSSSHRTAEFDLLERLERHAPAVTAALAEQHGIVAGSVVLATCNRFEAYLDVDAQRLAGAATADHVIETVAAASGIDADVLRSSSAVYSDDAVAEHLFSVSSGLESVVVGEGEIAGQVRRALQAARTSGTVTGNLERVFQVASRTSRGVKNQTGIMTAGRSMVRLALELAESRITDWAAVRVLLVGTGKYAGASLAALRERGVVDVQVFSPTGRAAKFALSHDVVPVESDDLLEALGAADLVVTCSAVTDHVITRTLLADAIAAPDAAERRLVIDLGLPRNVDPAVAELRGVELLDLETISIHAPVEELNAAADARELVGAAAAEFAAQSAEQAITPALVALRTHVFGVLDAEIARARSRGDSSEQTEAALRHLAGVLLHTPSVRARELARNGDAQAFVDAAAALFGVEVEEPPRAAGLRAVDDETAAS, encoded by the coding sequence GTGCTTCTCTGCTTCTCGTCGAGCCACCGCACTGCGGAGTTCGACCTCCTCGAACGGCTCGAGCGCCATGCGCCGGCCGTCACCGCGGCACTCGCGGAGCAGCACGGGATCGTCGCCGGATCGGTCGTCCTCGCGACCTGCAACCGCTTCGAGGCCTACCTCGACGTGGACGCGCAGCGCCTCGCCGGGGCCGCGACCGCGGACCACGTGATCGAGACCGTCGCCGCCGCAAGCGGCATCGACGCCGACGTGCTGCGCTCCTCCAGCGCCGTCTACAGCGACGACGCCGTCGCCGAGCACCTCTTCTCCGTCTCCAGCGGCCTCGAGTCCGTCGTCGTCGGCGAAGGCGAGATCGCCGGGCAGGTGCGCCGCGCGCTGCAGGCGGCCCGCACCTCCGGCACCGTGACCGGGAACCTGGAGCGCGTCTTCCAGGTCGCGTCGCGCACCTCCCGCGGCGTCAAGAACCAGACCGGCATCATGACCGCCGGCCGCTCGATGGTCCGCCTCGCGCTCGAACTGGCCGAGAGCCGGATCACGGACTGGGCCGCTGTGCGCGTCCTGCTGGTCGGGACCGGCAAGTACGCCGGGGCCAGCCTGGCGGCGCTGCGCGAGCGCGGCGTGGTCGACGTGCAGGTGTTCTCGCCGACCGGGCGCGCCGCGAAGTTCGCGCTGTCGCACGATGTCGTCCCCGTCGAGTCCGACGACCTCCTGGAGGCGCTCGGCGCCGCGGACCTGGTCGTCACCTGCTCGGCCGTGACGGACCACGTGATCACCCGCACCCTGCTGGCGGACGCGATCGCCGCACCGGACGCCGCCGAACGCCGCCTCGTGATCGACCTCGGCCTCCCGCGCAACGTCGACCCCGCGGTCGCCGAGCTGCGCGGCGTCGAACTGCTCGACCTGGAGACCATCAGCATCCACGCCCCGGTGGAGGAGCTGAATGCCGCAGCCGACGCCCGTGAGCTCGTCGGCGCGGCCGCCGCCGAGTTCGCCGCGCAGAGCGCCGAGCAGGCCATCACCCCGGCACTGGTCGCCCTCCGCACGCACGTGTTCGGCGTCCTCGACGCGGAGATCGCACGGGCCCGCTCGCGCGGCGACTCGTCCGAGCAGACCGAGGCCGCCCTGCGCCACCTCGCCGGCGTGCTCCTGCACACCCCGTCGGTGCGCGCCCGCGAACTCGCCAGGAACGGCGACGCCCAGGCGTTCGTCGACGCCGCAGCCGCCCTGTTCGGCGTCGAGGTCGAGGAGCCCCCGCGCGCTGCCGGCCTCCGCGCCGTCGACGACGAGACCGCCGCCTCCTGA
- a CDS encoding protoporphyrinogen/coproporphyrinogen oxidase, whose translation MISGPLDRDGLDHDGLDHDGLDHDALAEGIRHAVEAPPTRIVVIGGGVSGLVVARECARPGFEVTLLEASGRVGGSVAPLELGGITVDAGAESYATRGGHVAALLNELGLGDDIVEPNPAGAWVRNGTRTVPLPKAGLLGIPSSPLATDVVAAIGWGGAVRAYLDRLIPVLKIGQERRLGTLVRKRMGAKVLDELVSPVVTGVYSANPDDLDVDVVAPGLNAALTRLGSLSGAVGELRSKAKAGSAVQGIRGGMWRLPEALAGDIAARGGTIRTDAAVVSVTPWVAPDPEEVAAAAVEDALVEAAGDLALDGLVPEDGGLDARPNADPADPADPADPADARPARWTVTLADGAALDADVVVVTSPADAALALLPGMDAALADLGALDWPAASSVELVTLVLTDDRVGAAPRGTGVLVADGPDSGVAAKAMTHSSAKWAWVAEAAGPGRHVVRLSYGRAGRPADTLALGDTALRDQAVADAAALLNIPLTASDVAAFARTPWTNALPYATVGQRERIARVRDGAEGVEGLEVTGSWLTGTGLASVIPDARRVAERARGLRWKALTDDLEG comes from the coding sequence ATGATCTCCGGACCGCTCGATCGCGACGGCCTCGACCACGATGGCCTCGACCACGACGGCCTCGACCACGACGCCCTCGCCGAGGGCATCCGCCACGCCGTGGAGGCGCCGCCGACCCGGATCGTCGTCATCGGCGGCGGAGTCTCCGGACTGGTCGTCGCCCGGGAGTGCGCCCGGCCCGGCTTCGAGGTGACCCTGCTGGAGGCCTCCGGCCGGGTCGGCGGATCCGTGGCGCCGCTGGAGCTCGGCGGGATCACCGTGGACGCCGGTGCCGAGAGCTACGCGACGCGCGGCGGCCACGTCGCCGCCCTCCTGAACGAACTGGGTCTCGGCGACGACATCGTGGAGCCGAACCCCGCGGGCGCGTGGGTCCGCAACGGCACGCGCACCGTTCCGCTCCCGAAAGCCGGGCTGCTCGGCATCCCGAGCTCGCCCCTGGCCACCGATGTCGTCGCCGCCATCGGCTGGGGCGGCGCCGTGCGCGCCTACCTCGACCGGCTCATCCCCGTCCTCAAGATCGGCCAGGAGCGCCGGCTCGGCACGCTGGTCCGCAAGCGCATGGGCGCCAAGGTCCTCGACGAGCTCGTCTCGCCTGTCGTCACCGGCGTCTACTCCGCGAACCCCGACGACCTGGACGTCGACGTGGTCGCCCCCGGACTGAACGCCGCGCTGACCCGGCTCGGCTCCCTCTCCGGCGCGGTGGGGGAGCTGCGTTCGAAGGCGAAGGCCGGCAGCGCGGTGCAGGGCATCCGCGGCGGCATGTGGCGGCTGCCGGAGGCGCTCGCCGGAGACATCGCGGCCCGCGGCGGCACGATCCGCACGGACGCAGCGGTCGTCTCGGTGACCCCCTGGGTCGCGCCGGACCCCGAGGAGGTCGCGGCGGCGGCCGTGGAGGACGCCCTGGTCGAGGCCGCCGGCGACCTCGCGCTCGACGGGCTCGTCCCGGAGGACGGCGGCCTCGACGCGCGCCCGAACGCCGACCCCGCCGACCCCGCCGACCCCGCCGACCCCGCCGACGCGCGTCCGGCCCGCTGGACCGTGACCCTCGCCGACGGCGCCGCCCTGGACGCCGACGTGGTCGTTGTGACGTCGCCCGCCGACGCCGCTCTCGCCCTGCTCCCGGGCATGGACGCCGCCCTCGCCGACCTCGGCGCCCTCGACTGGCCTGCGGCCTCCAGCGTCGAGCTGGTCACCCTGGTCCTCACCGACGACCGCGTCGGCGCGGCCCCGCGCGGCACCGGCGTGCTCGTCGCCGACGGCCCGGACTCCGGCGTCGCCGCCAAGGCGATGACCCACTCCAGCGCCAAGTGGGCGTGGGTCGCCGAGGCGGCGGGGCCCGGACGCCACGTGGTCCGGCTGTCGTACGGACGCGCCGGCCGCCCGGCCGACACGCTCGCCCTCGGCGACACCGCGCTCCGCGATCAGGCGGTCGCGGACGCGGCTGCGCTGCTGAATATTCCGCTCACGGCATCCGATGTCGCCGCCTTCGCCCGGACCCCCTGGACGAACGCCCTCCCCTATGCCACAGTGGGGCAGCGGGAGCGCATCGCGCGCGTCCGCGACGGAGCAGAGGGCGTCGAAGGACTCGAGGTGACCGGCTCCTGGCTGACCGGCACCGGGCTCGCCTCCGTCATCCCGGACGCGCGCCGGGTGGCCGAGCGGGCCAGGGGGCTACGCTGGAAGGCACTGACCGACGACCTGGAAGGGTAG
- a CDS encoding ferrochelatase produces the protein MTGTEAVPRVLGATPAAASGPEHVTEPVAYDAILLAGFGGPEGQDDVIPFLRNVTRGRGIPEERLEEVAHHYRHFGGVSPINDQNRELKAALEAELASRGIDLPVLWGNRNWDPYLEDALAEAQERGFTKLIAIATSAYSSYSSCRQYREDFARVLEEKGLEGTIQIDKVRQFFDHPGFVEPFIEGVRNAVDELRERVPGIDPATEMRILYSTHSIPSTDAAKSGPAERGFGEGGAYAAQHLAVAEIVSQEATGGVIGWDLVYQSRSGPPSMPWLEPDINDRIAELPALGVKAVIIVPLGFVSDHMEVLWDLDNEAMETSEENGLVAVRVPTPGTHARYVKGLVDLVLERRDGVPVEQRPALTTLGPWYDVCRPGCCENVRLGFKPAAAGLAP, from the coding sequence GTGACGGGTACCGAGGCCGTGCCGCGGGTGCTCGGCGCGACGCCGGCCGCCGCCTCCGGCCCGGAGCACGTGACCGAGCCGGTCGCCTACGACGCGATCCTCCTCGCCGGCTTCGGCGGCCCCGAGGGCCAGGACGATGTCATCCCGTTCTTGCGCAACGTGACCCGCGGTCGCGGCATCCCGGAGGAGCGCCTGGAGGAGGTCGCGCACCACTACCGCCACTTCGGCGGGGTGAGCCCGATCAACGACCAGAACCGCGAGCTGAAGGCCGCGCTGGAGGCCGAGCTGGCGTCGCGCGGCATCGACCTCCCCGTGCTGTGGGGCAACCGCAACTGGGACCCGTACCTCGAGGACGCCCTGGCCGAGGCGCAGGAGCGCGGCTTCACCAAGCTGATCGCCATCGCGACGAGCGCCTACTCCTCCTATTCGAGCTGCCGCCAATACCGCGAGGACTTCGCCCGCGTGCTGGAGGAGAAGGGCCTGGAGGGCACCATCCAGATCGACAAGGTGCGCCAGTTCTTCGACCACCCCGGCTTCGTGGAGCCGTTCATCGAGGGCGTACGCAACGCCGTCGACGAGCTCCGCGAGCGCGTGCCGGGCATCGACCCGGCGACCGAGATGCGCATCCTCTACTCGACGCACTCCATCCCGTCGACGGACGCAGCCAAGTCCGGTCCCGCCGAGCGCGGCTTCGGAGAGGGCGGCGCCTACGCGGCCCAGCACCTGGCCGTCGCCGAGATCGTCTCGCAGGAGGCGACCGGCGGCGTCATCGGCTGGGACCTCGTCTACCAGTCCCGCTCCGGCCCGCCGTCGATGCCGTGGCTGGAGCCCGACATCAACGACCGGATCGCCGAGCTCCCCGCGCTCGGCGTCAAGGCCGTCATCATCGTGCCGCTCGGTTTCGTGAGCGACCACATGGAGGTGCTCTGGGACCTCGACAACGAGGCGATGGAGACCAGCGAGGAGAACGGCCTCGTCGCCGTCCGCGTGCCCACCCCCGGCACCCACGCCCGCTACGTGAAGGGCCTGGTCGACCTCGTCCTGGAGCGCCGCGACGGCGTCCCGGTCGAGCAGCGCCCCGCGCTGACCACGCTCGGTCCCTGGTACGACGTGTGCCGCCCGGGCTGCTGCGAGAACGTCCGCCTCGGCTTCAAGCCGGCCGCCGCGGGGCTCGCGCCGTGA
- a CDS encoding DUF3618 domain-containing protein, translating into MTTDRSGVERARADLAATIDAIQYKVNVPARTAERFRRLRDDNPLALVGIAVGVAVAVGGAVWGIVAASRR; encoded by the coding sequence ATGACAACTGACCGCAGCGGCGTCGAGCGGGCCAGGGCCGACCTGGCCGCCACCATCGACGCCATCCAGTACAAGGTGAACGTCCCCGCGCGGACGGCGGAGCGGTTCCGCCGGCTGCGGGACGACAACCCGCTCGCCCTGGTCGGGATCGCCGTCGGGGTGGCCGTGGCCGTGGGGGGCGCGGTCTGGGGGATCGTGGCGGCGTCGCGCCGCTGA
- a CDS encoding GNAT family N-acetyltransferase, with protein MSDEATITATEPHAATGLPYAAEELRTERLLLRPLNSGDLENAHEFERLKDVARYLYWEVHDHDESAEHLRKRIAMNRLAADGDGIVYAVELPDPEGGHSRVIGHVSLFLKKAEWAKFEMGWVFHPAVHGRGYATEATTRLLELCFETLGGHRVFAQLDARNEASARLCGIIGMTQEALLRGSEIYKGEWSDTAVFAILEDDFRAGR; from the coding sequence GTGAGCGACGAGGCCACGATCACCGCCACCGAGCCGCACGCCGCCACCGGCCTGCCCTACGCGGCGGAGGAGCTCCGCACCGAGCGACTGCTGCTCCGCCCGCTCAACAGCGGCGACCTGGAGAACGCGCACGAGTTCGAGCGGCTGAAGGACGTGGCCCGCTACCTCTACTGGGAGGTGCACGACCACGACGAGTCGGCCGAGCACCTGCGCAAGCGCATCGCGATGAACCGCCTCGCGGCCGACGGCGACGGCATCGTCTACGCGGTCGAGCTGCCGGACCCCGAGGGCGGGCACAGCCGGGTGATCGGCCACGTGAGCCTCTTCCTCAAGAAGGCGGAGTGGGCGAAGTTCGAGATGGGCTGGGTGTTCCACCCGGCCGTCCACGGCCGCGGCTACGCCACCGAAGCGACCACCCGCCTTCTGGAGCTCTGCTTCGAAACCCTCGGCGGCCACCGCGTCTTCGCCCAGCTCGACGCCCGCAACGAGGCGTCGGCGCGGCTCTGCGGCATCATCGGGATGACGCAGGAGGCGCTGCTGCGCGGGAGCGAGATCTACAAGGGCGAGTGGTCGGACACCGCGGTGTTCGCGATCCTGGAGGACGACTTCCGCGCGGGCCGGTGA